The Brassica napus cultivar Da-Ae chromosome C1, Da-Ae, whole genome shotgun sequence DNA segment AACTGGTCTTTCGTTGTCGTTAGCGTCGCTTGCCGAGATGCGTCGAGACTTCCGTGCATCCAGCATTGTTCGGAGATCTCTGTGCTTGGAAGTGCTTTCGTTTTCTGATTCGAACTTCCGTTTAAGGACGTCTCTCAGATCTCCGAATACAAGAGCATCGTCGTTCTCTTCATCGGACGACAAGGATTGCTGAGAGAGTATCACCTCGATGCGTCTGCGGTTAGCCGGGTGCTCTTCGTCGGCTGAGGAGTCTCCCTCGCCGTTATCCTTCGGGGCTTGTTCCTCGTCATCTCGTCGCGAAGCATCGTTTTGCTGTCCTTTTCCTGTGGCTTTGCGTTGGGCTCTTCTTTCCTTATTCTTGCTCCAGCTTTTACCGTTCTTTGGTTTAGTTTTCAAGGGCTCGAACTTAAACCCGCCGCTCGCGAGAGAAGAGAGATAATGTGCGTAGAGAGATTTGCATTCCGTTGTATCGTGTCCCTTGACGTCGTGATATTTGCAGTGCTTGGTGAGATCGATGGTCCTGGAAGGCCCCGCTGCTGATCCGGCTCCCGCCGTAGGTTGGGTGGTGCAAACAGTGTCGACTTGTTTGTCGGATGTTTCGAGTTCTCTTACCCACTTGTTCCACCCCTCTCCGCGAACCACGAGAGTAGAGATCGGTTCGTTATTCTCGTTGACGACATACATGTATCCGTCTTTGCGGCCGTTTTTGTCGTTTGGAGCGTGCTGGCGCGGCTCTTGTCGCGTGTTGGCGTTTTTAGCCGCTGGCGCTTTGGGTGCGTTCATCTTGCTGAGAATGGCGTTGgtatcttcttccattcggaTGAAGTTGTCGGATCGCGCGATAGCGTCCTGAAGCGACGTAGTTGGATTTTGGTATAAATCCTCCCGGAATTTAGAACGAACCCACAAAGTGTTTCGCAAGGCGTCAATGGCAATACCGTCTGGAATGTCAATCCTGGAGACTACGgctttgaacttctccatgtagtcgcgaagaCTCTGGTCTTTAGTTTGGTTGAGGTTCCACAAGCTAGAGGCAGTGGCGCTGCGCTTGGTGAACATAATGTAAGTCTTGAGAAAAGCTGCTGATAAGTCGCGGAAACATCCGATCGAGTTCTCCTCCAACTGGGAGAACCAAGTCAGGGCTTGCTCGTGAAGAGTCTCAACGAACATCTGGCAGTAACCTGCGTCCCTTTCGTCGTTAGGGAGTCGAGCTCGCGCCATCGCGATGTTAAAAGCTGTCATATGTTCCACCGGGTCTCCGCCGGGCTTATACTCGGGTAGGCGCAGCTTCTCTATCTTCCCGAGTTGCACGCTAGTCAGCGCGCGAGTAAAAGGAGTACGTGAGGTTGCGGCGAGTACACTCTCTATTTGCGGAGCTGCGCTGGTTACTTGGTGGATCTTTTCGCCCATTTGTTGAAGGCTGAGTTTGAGCTCAGCGAGCTCGCGTATTGTAGTGAGATCTGGACCTGCTGGGAGAGCATCTGCGAGAAGGGCTTCGTTGGGCTCCGAGTCGTCGGAGACATGGTCGGCTCCGGTGGCCGTAGGGTTTGTGTTGAAGAGGCGGCGTCGTATCTGCTGGGAACGGCTCGTCTGTCCGTCAGGAGCTGTGAGCGCCGCGACCAACGCAGCGAGTTGGTCGTTGGTTGTCTTTTGGACTTCGTCTTGGCGAGCGAGTCGAGCCATGACGGAGCTCATGAAATCTGAGGTAATGGGTGGTGCGGCTGCAGGAGTAGGCGTCGGTTCCTCGCCCGGAGCGCCGAAGGCGGCGTCGTCTTGAGCCATGTAGATCTAGAACGTTACTTTAGTCCACCAAGATGAAAGTTTTGCTTTCGATTTACCCACCAACAAGCCCAATCCTCCAAGGAagatctgcaaaaaaaaaaaagatgaagctTTCTCCTCTCCGTTCCTCCTCTCGCAAAGATCTCTGCAACAAAGTCAAGAACTTTCTCGCTTAAGATCCACAATCACGACCCCTGCACTGACTCGAAGCTTCTCATCTAACTTCACCTCAAGCTCAGTCCGGCAACAAGGAGATGTAGTCAGTCTACGGTGGTTTCAAGATAAAGGATGAAGCTTTCTCATGAAAGCTTTGCTTTCTTCTGGTGGGAATTTGATCGAACACTTGGTTGGCTGATAATAAATGAAGCAACAATGGCTGTTCTTGTTGGTAATCCTCTGTATGCTCATCTTGTTTCTTACGGTAGAAGCTCGTCTTGTTTCTTACGGTGGAAGATCGACACAAACGTCTACTCAGCAATGACCACAGCAAAGCTATTCTATTTAACGACGTTTAAACAAACCTCCGTCAAATCAGATCTTGAGCTATCTTTCAACAACTTCTCCGGCACTTCTTCTGTCTCTGTCTCTGCTGTAACTTCACCTTCTTCAGTTTGACATCGAGAACAAGATGCTTCAGCCAAGCTGACCTCCTAAACGGTTGTAAGAAGTTGGTCGAGTTCCAGAGATTCATGGGTGTCTCTCTAGCTCACAAATGAAGCTCTGATCTTGTCTTGGTATTGAACTCACCAGTTCAAATCTTGATGGGTCAAACTCGTCGGCCTGTAGCTCTTAACCTGCGGTTAAAGGAATGAAGGAGCTTTGGTGACACGAGCATACAACTCCGtgagctttcttcttcttcaaaagcCCTTGTCTTTATCTGAGATTAAATAGCAGAAACTCTGGGGAAGTGACATAAGCTCTAGAGAAGACTCTTGTCTCTGCGGTTAGTCATGGTGATCGATCAGTATTGTTGCTCTTGTCCCTTGGTCCATCTCTGAGCCAACCAACGCTCACATGTCATTCGATTATCTGCGCTTCGGGAGTTTGCAGGAGCGTTGAGGAACATGTTCTTTAGGCAAGCTGAGCAAGCTGAGACTACCTGATCTCATAACCACCTCAAAGACGAGTTGACTTCAGAGTTTTCCAAGTTGCAGCAGCATAATCGGCAACCTTGACGAGTGTGGAAAGTTCTGTCCATCTCAACTTTGCTGGGTTTCAAGGTCTCTGCATTCTTGATCTCACCAGTAACCGTTTCTCCGGACCTTTTCCTGATTCCTTCGTCCATTGCTCCAAGATGAAGATCTTGAGTTCAGCCAAAAATGGTGATGAACGTGCTGCAACATTGCAGGAACCTCTCAACGGTTCTGCTCCAAGGTCAAGACCAACCAAGACAATAGCACCACTGGAGATGTTATCACTGGTCAGGAACATCACAGCTCTGGTGCTATTCCTCGGCTCGGCTGCAACGTTGTCACCGCATGCACAGGGCTCGTCGCCTCAATGTTTCCAAGATAAAAACACGTCAAAAAGGATGTTAGCAACGTCCTTACCTCGCCAACACCGAGAAGCCCGAGCTTGCCATCACAAATACAGCTCTgtgggcgccaattgtttgTACGAGATTCAGTTGATCGGAATGATGAACTTCAAGATGGGTGACTAAAGACGTTTTTATTAGAATCCGACAAAGggttacaagattgatgggaaatAAGGAGACAAGATGTAAGGTCTAAGCAACAAGATCAGAATGATCgtttagaaaccctagatctagccgcttaGTGTGTAGGTTGTCCAAAAAGTCCACTGCTCGTTGCCTCCTCCTCCACTCTTATAGCGCCTCTGTTCGTGATGCCCTAATCGCACTTATCCTATGGGCCCTGTTACCAAAGGCCGAGTATGCGGGCCTTGGTATTATTTCGTCTAAGCCGAGTACGACTGATCATCTTAGCCGATTGGCTTAAAGTACTCTAGGGTCGAGCCGACGTCTTTAGCCGCTAAGCCGACTAAACTCAACCGAAATTGTCGGGCTACGGCCTGTTATttgatgggccttgtggagggatgcAATCCATCTCCTACACTAATGTCGCACAGTCGCAGCGGCCTCGCAGATCTCCTCCTCAACACTGGGGTTTTTCCAATCAGAAACGTCGATGACCGGAATCACAGGCAGGGCCGGTCCTGGGCCAAGCTTAATGAAACATTCGCCTCAGGTctccaaattttttgaaaacatttatatgtaaataagaccccaaatttgttaaaaaaaaaatttaagcccctaaatttttgaaatctttaCTAAATTAAGTCCCAAATTTTCAAGGCCAAGTGCTGACAACGCACCTTTGCCGGTTGTTGGAGACTCCATGATGAGTCTTTCAGTGGTGACTCGTTTTTCTGGGAGTTGGAAGTAACATGAAGGCAATGTCTTTGGAGATATAATGTCGACGAGACCTTTTACTCCGTGACGTTGGTTTACTACGAAATCTGTAATAGCCACATCGGTGAGCCCTATCGGAGCCATTTTTTGTtatacttttctttttatatatgaaaaacaGTAAGAGAATGGTATACAAAAGGTGATATGCATTTGTCATTGTTGTGTAGATTATATATAGATACATGATGGGAGCACCTCAAACtttaagaaaaaatttcaaacaaaactaatattattatttaaatataatctaGTTATATACTTTATTTAAACTTCAgcgaaaataaaaatgtattattatcTTTTGTCATTTTTTGTCATAAATAAAATGTAGGGTTAATTAGGTGAATATACAAATTATGGATGTAAATTAGCAAAGCGTGCatattatcaattaatttacgAACCAGGATATGGTAGAGGCCTAGAGGGTAAAATGACTCCATTAATTTTTCGTAGCGCTTACAATCAAATCACATGTTCAAGTAGCCGGTCATTTTGTCTTCATCTCACAAAATGGATGCATTTCGACAATGATGTTATGAGATAAGATTTTAGATGATTATCCATTTACGTATTATATTATTACTTCTCCTCTAAGTCACCAACTGATGtcattgtttaatattttctgATTGCTATAAATATGTATTCTCTCCTCTTATGTTTGTACGGCtgaagtaagaagaagaaataaaattatcgcaactcctctctctctttacgTTACCAAACAAAAGGACGTAGAACAATTAACTCTTGTAACTCTTTTCTTACTTtatttataacacgttatcagcacgaggcCCTGACCAACTGAGGCTTATCAATCCAAAAGTTCTTAAACCAACCgaggtaatgtttaaatttatgtatttcaatatatttaatttatttaaattttattattatttcggaGTGAGAGGCTAGACCTTCTCCGTTTATTTTTCGGGATGATAGGCGCTGCCTTTCCCGACTGATCGTTATGGTAGGCTATGCCTTCACGATCAGAGAAACACGTGGTAGGCTTTGCCTCcgtgaataaaaagaaaaggtcaaaaatggtagactaagtctcctcggaccttgaaataagtaaaagtcaaaatggtagaccatgtctcctcggactttgaaaaatgatcaatatggtagtctatgactcctcggatcatgtggtaggctgagcctcccgattttatttatgctatttaaatttctgcaatttaaatttatgcaatttaagtttatgcttttattttatgtctttaatttttgcatttaaattatgcatttaaattcccatttttactatatttataatattattctatGAATACAGTTATCATGTCGAATTTGACAAAGCTCGAAATTAATGCCCTGGATATTACGGGAAATAATTATATGACCTGGGCAGTGGGTGCAAAGATGCACCTGAGAGGAAACGGGCTTTTGGAAACCATCGATAGTTCAAAAACGGTGTCGGATGAAAAAAAGGCTAAAGCCATGATATTCTTACGACACCACATCCATGATGGTTTAAAGGATGAATATATTACGAAagaggatccttgtgacctcTGGAAATCTTTAAAAGAGAGGTTCGATCACCAGAAATATGTGATCTTACCGAAAGCTAAACACGAGTGGATCCATCTCCGGTTCCAGGATTACAAAAGTGTTAGTGAGTTTAATTCCGCGATGTTCGGAATTACTTCGAGGATGATGTTATGTGGAGAGAAAATAAGTGATTATGATATGATCGAGAAAACTCTCTCCACGTTCCATCCTGAAAATGTAATCCTGCAGCAACAGTACCGGGTGAATGGATATACCCGTTACTCGGAGTTGATGCAAGTCCTCCTTGTAGCGGAGCAGAATAATCAACTTGTGACTTTAAACCATCAAGCTCGTCCCACCGGATCTGCTCCATTCCCTGAAGCGAATGTTGCATCATCCAGTTATGATAATAGAAGAGGACGAGGTCGTGGACGTGGTGGAAACCGTTATcatggtcgtggaagaggacgaggaagaagattccgtccctatgatgaaagaaataataaaaacttcCACGAAAATGAAAGGAATGAAAAGGGCCAGGATGATAAAAGGCAAACAGGAAAGGTTTGCTATAGATGCGGCATGAAAGGTCATTGGGTACGTAACTGTCGTACGCCAAAACATTTAGCCGATCTATATAGAGAATCCCAAAAGggaaaagagaaaggaagaggTGAAACAAACTTCATCTCTGATGAACCTGGGCCATCCTTTCATGGTTTAAACGATGATACTCATCTCGACGTATCAGACTTTCTGGTTGAGCCAGAGAGTATCGATGAGTGATGTAGATCGATGTGATATAAATAAACTGTATTATAGTATCTATATCTTTTGTTGTAAGATATATGTTATGTTTGTCATGtttgatgtttaataatatatgttttatgaatattttatacTCAGAAAAAGGCCAAACTTTGAGACTATGGATGGAGATCTGTGTTTGGCAGATAGTGCGTCAACGCACACGATAattaaagataagaaatatttcTCCAGTCTCAAAATAAAAGATTACGCTGGAAGCGTAAGTACAATATCTGGTAATGCAAAGATTATTATGGGCTCTGGAAGAGCGAAATTTTCAATGCCAGGGGGAACAATATTTGAAATAAGTGATGCATTGTATTCCCCCGAGTCTCATAGAAACTTGTTAAGTTTTAAGGATATCCGAAGAAATGGATATCATATTGAGACTATGAGTAAAGATGGCATTGAATTTCTTTGCATTAAGTCCGAGAGGAAACATATATTGGAAGAGTTAAGAATGTTATCCTCTGGACTATATTGTACGAAAATAACCATGACTGAGTCCTATGCCGTGGTAAACATGAAGTTTACTGATACATTTAAGATTTGGCATGAGAGGCTAGGACATCCTGGTTCAGTCATGATGAGAAAGATAGTGCAAAATTCGAATGGCCATCCGTTGAAAAACGGAAATTTTTTGCAAACGGGCGAATTTACATGCAATGCATGTTCTCAAGGAAAACTTATAACTCGGCCATCACCAGCAAAAGTAGGCAATGAATCACCAATGTTTTTagaaagaatacatggtgatatatgtgggcCGATCCACCCACCGTGCGGGCCATTTAAGTATTTCATGGTATTGATTGACGCATCTAGTAGATGGTCAAGGGTGTCTCTTTTGACGACACGAAATACGGCTTTCGCAAAGTTCATTGCCCAGATAATAAAGCTGAGAACGCAGTTCTCAGAGTATGCCATTAAGAAAGTAAGgcttgataatgctggtgaattTACATCACAAGCCTttgatgattattgtatgtcaaTGGGGATCGATGTGGAGCATCCAGTTCCCCATGTGCATACACAAAATGGCATGGCCGAGTCATTGATAAAACGGTTGCAGTTGATTGCAAGACCGTTAGTCTTGAGAACAAAGCTCCCAAtttctgtatggggacatgctatatTGCATGCGGCTGCACTGGTTCGGTTAAGACCGAGTGCATATCATAAGTACTCCCCATTACAATTGGCATCTGGGCAAGAGCCAGATGTATCCCATctccgtgtctttgggtgtgcggTCTATGTTCCGATAGCTccgccacaaagaacaaaaatgggCCCACAAAggagattgggaatatatgtggGTTATACGTCACCAAGTATAATAAGATATCTGGAACCAGTAACTGGTGATATGTTTACGGCAAGGTTTGCCGATTGCCATTTTAATGAAGATGAATTTCCAGTGTTAGGGGGAGGAATTGGTAAAATTCCTCAAGAGATTACATGGTGTACACCGTCGTTGTTACACCTTGATCCCCCTACGAATCAAAGAGAACTGGAAGTTcagaaaattgtgcatttgcataatttggcaaACCAGTTACCAGATGCGTTCACAGATACAAGAAGGGTGACGAAGTCATGTATACCCgctgaaaatgttccatcaagagttgatgttcctaaagaacaaactgatggaaataaaatgaatgaacctagggttcagttaaagagggggaggccagcgggttctaaagataaaaatccccgaaagaaaaagaaattggatGAACAAAGTAAGGTTCTAGAAGAACCTGATATTtaaagatgtctgaaagaagacataaatagaaaggttccagaagaacctgatactgaaaaatgtctgaaagaaggcatagataaagatgatccagatgacgagaagggaacagaaaagtatgagatttccatcaactacgCCCGAGATGAAAAGTTATGGATCagaaataagataaaagatgttgatggaatgttctccttttctgtgtccaaagagatcgatcatgaaaatgatgatcccgatccaaggtccattttggaatgtcaaaaaagacatgattgggaggagtggaagaaggccattcaaattgaattactctccctaaataaaagaaatgtctttggacctataGTCATAACGCCTGAGAACGTAAATCCtgttgggtataagtgggtattcgtgagaaaagtaaatgaaaaaaatgaagtaacacgatataaagcccgattagttgcccaaggtttttctcagagaccgggaattgattttgaggaaacgtattccccggtaatggatgcaattacgtttagatttttgatgagcctaacggcgtctaaaaatcttgagatgcatctcatggacgttgtgactgcatatttatatggattgttggataacgatatatatatgagactccctgagggattgaaaatgcctgaagcattgaaagaaaaatccagggagatttgttcggtcaagttacagcgatcactttacggattaaagcaatccggacgcatgtggtacaatcgcttaagtgaatatcttttgagtaaaggatatgtgaataatgcgatatgtccatgcgtttttataaaaaaatcgtcatctggctttgtgatcattgctgtatatgtagacgacctgaacataattggaactcaaaaggaggttgatgatgctcgaactcatatgaaagaggagttcgaaatgaaagatctcggcaagacaaagttttgtcttgggctccagatagagcatctccgagaagggatatttgtgcatcaatcaaactatacgAAAAGGATATTGAAACGCTTTCGTATGGACAAAGCGACTcctttgagtactccaatgATAGGTAGATCTCTCAATGTTGAGAGTGATCCTTTTAGGCCCTGCGAAGATAGCGAGAAGATATTAGGTCCAGAAGTACCTTATATGAGTGCTATCGGTGGGCTGTTATATCTTGCAAACTGTACCAGACCAGATATAGCTTTTGCTACTAATCTATTGGCGAGATATAGTTCTGCTCCTACTCGCAGGCACTGGGACGGAATAAAGCATGTATTCCGTTACCTCCAAGGTACAATTGATTTAGGGTTAATGTATTTTAGAAAAcccgagtttggtatggttggttttgcagatgcaggatacttATCAGATCCTCATAAGGCTCGATCGCAAACCGGCTACGTTTTTACAATTGGTGGAACCGCGATCTCTTGGCGGTCCCAGAAACAAACTCTGGTTGcgacttcttcaaatcatgctgaaactattgcgcttcacgaagcatgtcgagaatgtgtGTGGCTTCGATCAATGAGTCAACACATACAAGAAGCAAGCGGAATAGTCAATGAGAAAGAGccgacgaaaatatttgaagacaATTCGGCCTGTGTTGCTCAACTCAAGGAAGGCTACATTAAGAGCGACAGAACAAAGCACATCCCTCCAAGATTTTTCTCGTACATAAGGGAActcgagaaaaataaagaagtggACATTGAGTATGTACGTTCATGTGAAAATCCGGCTGACTTGTTCACCAAAGCTCTTCCAACTACAACATTCCGAAAACACGTCTACGGTATCAGAATGCGGCATTTGCGTGACCTTTGAAGAAAAAGCTAGGTCCACTATTCTCAGGGGGAGATTACGGacagtgtactctttttcccttgtcatggtttttgtcccaatgggtttttctatgactaggtttttaacgaggcactacGTAATACAAGTTTGGataatcaagggggagtgttatgagaTAAGATTTTAGATGATTATCCATTTAcgtattatattattatttctcCTCTAAGTCACCAACTGATGtcattgtttaatattttctgATTGCTATAAATATGTACTCTCTCCTCTTATGTTTGTACGGCtgaagtaagaagaagaaataaaattatcgcaactcttctctctctttacgTTACCAAACAAAAGGACGTGGAACAATTAAATCTTGTAACTCTTTTCTTACTTTATTTATAAcaaatgacaattttttttaaaaaaaaagtgcaAGTACAAAATGTCCTTATATATTGTTCCTACTGTTTATATATATCAGATCCATTCTGAACAGCGGTTCTTAATGGGCAGCTTTATGAAAGTCCTTTAAGGATTCAAATGGGTATAATGATTGTTATGTGATTCTTCTTCGTTTAGCCATATAGTTGGGTTATCTCCTCTCTATCTCTGTGATTGCTTCAGCTGCTACAAGAGTTATGGGTTAGGTAGGATTAGCAAACTCCACGAGATCATTGGCGCCTTCGAAGACAGCttggagatgaagaagaggaagaaagacCGGTGGAAGCGATCGGGAAAATAATCCGTTTGAGTAAACTCGGTCGTGCCGAGTCGACTCACTGAGTTGGGCTCGAGTTCGGGAGAGTTGGCTGGTGGTGATTCGGTGGATGAAGGACGCTGTGGAAGATATGTCACGATCCGAGAACGATCGTCCACTTCTAATCGAGAGAACTGATGAAGAGGAAGAATAGAGGGCCTACAACGAAAGGGATCTCGAGTACGGCGTAGGATTTGGCGGCGCACGACCATTTTCATGGAGGAAGTTATGGGGGCTCTGAGATTTTCTTgcaaaaccctaaaatatatTGGGGAAGAAGGTGATAAAAATTACAACTATGCCAttaatgaaaaaacaaaaaaaaaggcaaaaaaCGCATTCCCATAGGTCGAACTCACGAACTGTTTCTTTAAGCTACTGTTCAGAAACCACCCTCCcgtaacaaatattttttcattctaCGGAAGTCATGTATTCATATCTATACTTTATCAGAAAATTGAATaaccattaaaaattaaatcccGAATAAGCGGCAATTAATCTGAGATTTTTCTACAACTCGCGAGGCCCATACCAACCGTCCAACTACATCTAGCGCGATTTCGAACATGAGTGAAAACTCAAAGCTACTAAAGATCATTTTGCAAAGGCATATATCATCGCTCGTGGTGGAGTCTAATTCATTTTTCGGTTTGTTTGATGATGTTTTTGTATTGCTTACATAGTCTTTTATTCAACTTGTCTTAGATCTAGCTTCATATGCtaggaagaggaagaaagaaGTTACATTTTTCAGCCATCTTCATGGAACAAACAATTgaataaagaaacaaatatttggATATTCAACAATTTAATACAAATATCTCGATATTCAATAATATAATCAAAAATgatattaattgacaaaaaaatttgacCTTGTTAACGCTGtaagctaaaccctaaatactaaatctaaaaccctagggttaacaataaacactaaatcttaaaaacactaaacctttaatcctaaaccctaaattctttgataaatcctaaacccttaaGGCCTAATGAGCTCAATATACAAAAAAGGGGATGatattcttttaatattttttaacgccgtcaataaaacattaaaccctaaatcctaaacagtaaactctaaatcattaaaattaaatccTGAATAAGCAGCGATTAATCTAGGATTTTTCTACAACTCGCTTGGCCTATACCGACCGTTCGACTAACATCTAGCGTGATTCCGAACATGGGTGAAAATCCAAAGCTACTAGAGATCAACTTTCAAAGGCACTTCATTGTAACCACgtatagaaaacttgttttcATATATAGCAATTGGGTTGTTCGattctacaatttttttagatatatttgtttattttgtcgTTCGTGAATATaatgattcaaaaataagaaattataCTTCAATAAATCATGGAATAAGTCTTGAGTTGACCTTGTAAAAATACACtagctaaaataatatttattaataccCATTATAATCAAATAATACATA contains these protein-coding regions:
- the LOC111206171 gene encoding uncharacterized protein LOC111206171; the protein is MSNLTKLEINALDITGNNYMTWAVGAKMHLRGNGLLETIDSSKTVSDEKKAKAMIFLRHHIHDGLKDEYITKEDPCDLWKSLKERFDHQKYVILPKAKHEWIHLRFQDYKSVSEFNSAMFGITSRMMLCGEKISDYDMIEKTLSTFHPENVILQQQYRVNGYTRYSELMQVLLVAEQNNQLVTLNHQARPTGSAPFPEANVASSSYDNRRGRGRGRGGNRYHGRGRGRGRRFRPYDERNNKNFHENERNEKGQDDKRQTGKVCYRCGMKGHWVRNCRTPKHLADLYRESQKGKEKGRGETNFISDEPGPSFHGLNDDTHLDVSDFLVEPESIDE